The genomic DNA GGAAAGCACCGACAGACTCTGGTTGCGATACACCAACGGCGCACCCAATACCGATGCGCCGCCCAGCATCGAGCACACACCCGGCACCACTTGCGCTTCATAGCGGGTGGCGAGGCGATCATGCAGATACATGTAGGAACCGTAGAAGAACGGATCGCCCTCACAGATCACCGCAACGTCGCGGCCGGCATCCAGATGCGCGGCCACCGTCTCGGCGGCCTCATCGTAGAAATCGCTGATGACTTGCTCATAGGAAAGCGGGGCCGGCAGCGCTTCGGTGGTCACCGGGTACACCAGCGGCAGCAGATTCTGCGCTTCTTGAAGGTGCGCTTCGATGATGCCGAAGGCGTTGCCCTTTTTGCCCTTGGCGACGAAGTACGCCACCACTGGCGATTCGCGCAGCAGGCGCAGAGCCTTGACAGTAATCAGCTCCGGATCACCAGGGCCGACGCCCAGGCCAATCAAACGACCTTTTGCCTGCATCATTCGATCTCCGTGGCGAGGGCATTGACCGCTGCGGCGGCCATGGCGCTGCCGCCGAGCCGACCTTGCATGATCACGAACGGTACGCCACGGCTGTCGGCCGCCAGCGCCGCTTTCGATTCGGCGGCGCCGACGAAGCCCACCGGGAAACCGAGGATCAGCGCCGGTTTTGGTGCGCCGGCGTCGAGCATTTCCAGTAGATAGAACAGCGCGGTCGGCGCGTTGCCGATCACCACCACACTGCCTTCCAGATGCGGCCGCCACAGTTCCAGCGCGGCGGCAGAACGGGTGTTGCCCAGTTCACGGGCCAGCTCCGGCACGCTGTCGTCGCGCAAGGTGCAGATCACTTCGTTGTTGGCCGGCAGGCGCGCGCGGGTCACGCCTTCGGAGACCATCCGCGCATCACACAGAATCGGCGCACCGGCAGCCAGCGCATCGCGCCCGGCCTTGCCCGCACCTTCGGAGAATTGCAGACCGTCGACAGACTCGACCATGCCGCAGGCGTGGATCACCCGCACCGCGAGTTTTTCCAGGTCGGCCGGGATGCGCGCCAGATTGGCTTCGCTGCGAATGATCGCGAAGGAGTTGCGATAGATCTCCTGACCGTCGCGGATGTAATCAAGCATCAAGGGGGCTCCGAGAGCGGACGGCGAGCAAGGTCGCGGCCGCTTCAATAGTAAGGTTGCGTGCGTGCAACGCGCCGAAACCCGGCTGCGCGGCATCGCGAAAATAGAGGTCGTAATGCCCGGCACTGACGGCCAGCAACGTCGCCGGGGCACAGTGGGCGGCGGCGCACGAACGCGTGCAGCCGGACAGATGCACGCTCTGGGCCTGGGGTAACAGGCTCGCCAGAGTACGAGCATCGTGCTTGGTGTCGGCCAGGCCTTTGCCGCAACCAGCGGAGCCGGTGCAGGCGATGAGTGTCGACAGGGGGTCAGCGGCCTCGGTGAGCAGACTCAGTTGCTGGAGACTTCCGAGCACTTGTGCGGCATCGCTCGCGCTCACGTTTGGCAGCAGCAGACTTTGCCACGGCGTGAAGCGCAGGCTGCCATCGCCGAACCGACGAGCCAGTTGCGCGGCACCGCGCAGCATGTCCGGGTCGAGACGGCCAAGTGGCGGCGCCGCGCCGATGTAAACCAGATTGTCGATATCTTGCGGGTGAGCGCCGATGCGCAGATCGTCCGCTGCCGGGGCACGTTGCCAGGCGCTGATCACCTTGATCGGCAGGCGTGTCCTGAGCTGTTCGAGAAACGCCAGCATCGGCAATTCGTCGAGCAGGTGGCGCATCCGCGTTTGCTCTGGCCGCGCCCGCTCAAGGAATAATTCCAGCACCGCCACCACCAGCGCGTGGCCGTTTTCCAGCGCCACGGCGCCGATGGCGCGATCCGTCGGGCAACCCGCCAGACCGAATGCCAGCAGCGTTTCACCGTCACGCTCGAATGCCGACAGCCACAGGTCATGCGGATGTTCGAGCATCGCCAGCGCTTCGCCGCCATCCAGTTGCACGGCGAACTTGGCGCTCAACACGTGGAAGCGTGGATGGCTTTGCAGGGTGTCGAGGATCTGTTCGGCGAGCGCCCGGGTGTCGACGCGCATTTGCCGGTCGATCCCGGCGGTCGGGCTGAGCATCAGGTTGCGCACATCGTCGCCCGCTGCCGTGCGTGGCCCCAGACCTGCGGCGAGCAGACTGTCGATCAGTGCAGCGGATTGCTGACCGATGCCACGTATTTGCAGGTTGGCGCGGTTGGTCGCCTCGATCACACCGCCGGCGAACTGTTCGGCGGCATTGGCCACCGCGTCAGCCTGATCGGCGCTGATCGAGCCACCATTGAGCTTGATCCGACAGATACCGCCGTCCAATGCCTGGACGATACGCAGCAACCCCGGGCAGGCCGAGGGGCGTATGGCGGTGGACATCGGGCGTTCGTTCAAGGGACTGACCGGTTGCGTGGGAAAGGCGCGGTATTATGCCTGCTTTGTCCGGCCGCATGATAAGTCTGCCCGTCGCCTCGTCAGGTCGAGCAGACAATAGAAGCGTCGCGGACACTTGGACGTCGGGGCACACGCTCAGTCCAGAGCGATGATTTGCTTATGACGCCGTTCACCCAACAACGAAATGATCGTGGCACGGGAAAGGTCATAGTCTTCCGGATCGGCCAGCGCCTTGTAACCATCGACATAGAGGTTACCCAGAACCTTTTCAGAATTGAAACGGTGTCGAAGAACGTTATCGACTATGGGTTCATCGAACTCGAAAGCTATCAACACAACCGTGATGGTCAGATCAGGGCAAACGACGCCGAACATGAACCGTACCCATTTATCCTGATGTACCACATGCTGTTGCAGCTCTTCAATTGCGGGCGCTGCGAGTGCCTGCTCAAGCCGTAGCTGCACGTTTGAGTCCATTACCGAAGCAACCGTTTCAGGTATCCATTCCCCCAGCACCTGTCGCGCCAGTCCCAATAAACTGAAACGGCCAGGCATTGACACAGGAAAGTTTGCATCGGGATTGTCCAGCAGCATTGCACCGGTCACCCTCATCGCCATCTTGTTGGCGCGGGTCCAAGTCTCTACCTGTGTTAAATCGGTAATCTTGTTGGTGGCCGCCGCTTGTGAATAAAGCAAGGCATCCAGACTGTCTTGCGTGTCTGATTCCGACAACTCATCCGCCACCAGAATCACAGCACCTGCGCATATGAACGCTTTGAATCCAAGGGTCTTGTGCATCGTCCACTCCTTAAAAGCCAGAGGTCTGCACCCCTGGCTCCCGTTAAATTCAGGCTTTGCCGAATTCAATGCTGAGTGCTTTTTGGCGCTGCTCGGCCAGTGCCTTGACGATCAGCGGTTCGGCGACACCGTAGTCGTCTTCCGAGAT from Pseudomonas baetica includes the following:
- a CDS encoding precorrin-8X methylmutase, with protein sequence MLDYIRDGQEIYRNSFAIIRSEANLARIPADLEKLAVRVIHACGMVESVDGLQFSEGAGKAGRDALAAGAPILCDARMVSEGVTRARLPANNEVICTLRDDSVPELARELGNTRSAAALELWRPHLEGSVVVIGNAPTALFYLLEMLDAGAPKPALILGFPVGFVGAAESKAALAADSRGVPFVIMQGRLGGSAMAAAAVNALATEIE
- a CDS encoding precorrin-2 C(20)-methyltransferase, giving the protein MMQAKGRLIGLGVGPGDPELITVKALRLLRESPVVAYFVAKGKKGNAFGIIEAHLQEAQNLLPLVYPVTTEALPAPLSYEQVISDFYDEAAETVAAHLDAGRDVAVICEGDPFFYGSYMYLHDRLATRYEAQVVPGVCSMLGGASVLGAPLVYRNQSLSVLSGVLPHEDLKRRLADADAAVIMKLGRNFPKVRQVLEELGLAERALYVERATMANQKIVPMDQVEPMSSPYFSLIIVPGERWQG
- the cobG gene encoding precorrin-3B synthase; this translates as MSTAIRPSACPGLLRIVQALDGGICRIKLNGGSISADQADAVANAAEQFAGGVIEATNRANLQIRGIGQQSAALIDSLLAAGLGPRTAAGDDVRNLMLSPTAGIDRQMRVDTRALAEQILDTLQSHPRFHVLSAKFAVQLDGGEALAMLEHPHDLWLSAFERDGETLLAFGLAGCPTDRAIGAVALENGHALVVAVLELFLERARPEQTRMRHLLDELPMLAFLEQLRTRLPIKVISAWQRAPAADDLRIGAHPQDIDNLVYIGAAPPLGRLDPDMLRGAAQLARRFGDGSLRFTPWQSLLLPNVSASDAAQVLGSLQQLSLLTEAADPLSTLIACTGSAGCGKGLADTKHDARTLASLLPQAQSVHLSGCTRSCAAAHCAPATLLAVSAGHYDLYFRDAAQPGFGALHARNLTIEAAATLLAVRSRSPLDA